Genomic window (Vibrio pomeroyi):
GTGAGAAGGTTCGGAGCAGTTATCAGAGCAACCTGTTAGTATTTAAGATAAACTCATGTTTTCAAATTAGCCTGTAAAGTGATTGATGAAGTTAATACTCATTCGAGGGTTGCCCGGTTCGGGTAAGTCCACAAAAGCGAAAACCTACGATGCATTGCATGTCGAGGCGGACATGTATTATGTGAATGAACAAGGTGAGTACCGTTTCGATCCTAGGCAGTTGCAGCAGGCTCATGAGTGGTGTCAGAACACGGCTGAAAATGGTTTGCAGCAAGGTCTTGATGTTGTGGTCTCAAATACCTTCATCAAACAGTGGGAAATGAAAGCCTACCGCCAACTTGCACTCAAATACAAAGCGGATTTGGTTATTGAAGTGTGCCGAGAGCAATATGGCACTATTCACGACATTGAACCTTCAGTGATTAAACGAATGGCGAAAGATTGGCAAGAATAGTCTCGTACATGCATGACTTAATGGCACATAGATTAAATTAATAGAACAACTCCAAGGTAACGATTCAAATGGCAAAGCGCTCTGTTGTGGTCGACATGACTTCGTATGGTATCTACTCCACATGGGATTCTAAATCTAAAGACCTTCCAAAAATCCAAGAATTTACCACAACGGTTGATGCTGAAATTGACGTTGAGTTTGGCTATATCTTGAATATCAAAAAAGCCAAAGGCGAAAAGATCCGTTACTGCATCTACCACCCGAACATTACCACCGACAAAGGTGAAGTACTTGAACCGTTCGATGGCGAAGAGTACGTCGGCAATAACGACTGGGATTTCTACCTAGGCGATACCATCTGGGCACCTGTCTCAAACAAGCTCGGTAAATGGCGTATGACAGTCGAGTTAAAAGGCAACATCATTGCAGACAAGACGTTTGACCTAGTAGCAAAAGATGAAGGGCAGTTTTGGAAGCGTAGAGGTTTCTAGACTCGAACTTCCAGCTAAGTTCAGATACAAAAAAGCCGAGTCCATACTAGACTCGGCTTTCTCATATCAGCTAGATGATGTTCACCATCTAGCTCATAAATAAGATTATTGTGTTACGTAAGCCACAACAAACTCAGTGATCGCGACCATGTCTTTAACCGCGATGTACTCTTCTGTGGTGTGAACTTTTGCCATACCAGTCGATAGGTTAACGGTTGTTAGACCTTTCGCATTGAAGTTGTTTGCATCACTACCGCCGCCAGTGCGTTTAGTGTTTGCAGTTACGCCAAGCTTCTCGAATGCCGATTTGATTGAAAGAATATGCGGGTGATCGTCTGCAATAACGAATGCATCGTAAGCACGAGTT
Coding sequences:
- a CDS encoding ATP-binding protein — protein: MKLILIRGLPGSGKSTKAKTYDALHVEADMYYVNEQGEYRFDPRQLQQAHEWCQNTAENGLQQGLDVVVSNTFIKQWEMKAYRQLALKYKADLVIEVCREQYGTIHDIEPSVIKRMAKDWQE
- a CDS encoding DUF3859 domain-containing protein codes for the protein MAKRSVVVDMTSYGIYSTWDSKSKDLPKIQEFTTTVDAEIDVEFGYILNIKKAKGEKIRYCIYHPNITTDKGEVLEPFDGEEYVGNNDWDFYLGDTIWAPVSNKLGKWRMTVELKGNIIADKTFDLVAKDEGQFWKRRGF